TAAAAGAGAGTTAGTAGCGGTGTAATTCTGTGGGATTTAGCAGAAATAGGAAGTGCAAACTTAATTATTCAACAAAGCAACTTTTTTTAAAAAAAATTTAGTGAGTGAAATGTCTACGATGTGTAAATATCATTGCAATACGATACTCATCGCATGCATTTATTACTTCATTATCCCTAATAGAGCCACCCGGTTGTATTATACATTTTATACCTGCCTTATGTGCAAGGTCTATTGAGTCCCTAAATGGGAAGAAGCCATCTGATGCTAACGCAGTCTCTTCAGAGCTCAGGTTAAATCTTTTCATATTTGAGAGCGCAATCTCAAGTGCACCTATCCTATTTGGTTGACCTGCCCCTATACCTACAGTACGGTCTTGTGTTGCAATACATATAGCATTTGATTTTATAAAACGCACCACCTTAAATGCAAATTTAGATGCACTTAATTCGGCTGGCGTTGGCTCCCTTTTTGTGACAACTTCCCAATCAGCCTCATTATCTGGTAATACATCATTATCCTGTAATAGGAGACCACCCTCTATCCACCTAAGTGATTTTTGTGAAAGTTTACCATTAAGTGGTAGTTGCAGAACCCTCATATTCTTTTTCTTTTTTACTATTTCTTTAGCTTCATCTGTATATGATGGTGCAATCATGGCTTCAATAAATGTATTCGTAATCTCATTAGCAAGCTCAGCTGTGACTTCACGATTCACTCCCACTATTCCACCAAAACTTGATACCGGGTCAGTAGCATATGCCTTTTTGTATGCATCAAGCACACCTTCACTTATCCCTACACCACACGGGTTTGCATGTTTTAGTATACAAGCACAAGGAGATGGGAAGCTCTTTATAATTAATAATGCAGTGTTTAAATCGTAAATATTGTTAAAAGATAGTTCCTTACCTTGTATTTGTCTTGCATTAACTACTGAAATTAGGCTGTTTGGGTCTGGAGACCCAAACCCACCCGTTTTATAAAGAGAGGCAGTCTGGTGTGGATTTTCGCCATACCTTAAATCAGTTACCTTTTCATAAGTCAAATTTATTCCTGTATCTCCAATAAATGATGCTACTTGTGAGTCAAATACAGATGTCAACCTAAATACTTTTTTAGCAAATTCAAGTCTTGTATTCTCAGATATTTCACCGTTAGCTTTAAGTTCTGCAATTACTCTATTATATTGATTTGGATTAGTTACAGCAGTTACCCACTTGTAATTCTTGGCAGCTGCCCTCAGGAGGCTAACGCCACCGATATCAATGTTTTCAATTCCTGGGGCAGTCTCAAATGGGTATAGGTTGCAAATGACTATATCTATAGGTGGGATGCTAAGCTCTTTGAGCTCGTTAAGATGTGTTTTATTACTTCTATCAGCAAGAATGCCACCAAGTATCTTCGGATGCATAGTCTTTACTCTACCAGATAGAATTTCAGGTGTCCCAGTAATCTCTGCAACACTTATTGATTCTATTCCACCCTCTTTCAATATTTTTTGTGTCCCTAAACTTGCAATAATTTTGAATCCAAGTGTATTCAGTTCTCTTGCAAATTCTAATAGTCTACTCTTATCTGATACACTAATAAGTGCGTATCTCACTTTTTTTGGGCGAGGAGGGATTTGAACCCTCACCCCCGTTGTTATCGGAGAGGGGATTTTAAGTCCCCAGTGTCTACCATTCCACCACTCGCCCTTGACCGTTAAGTTACCATAAGATAAGTTTAAAGTCAAGTTTTAAAATTCTTAACTTATTTTAACAGTATAAAAATTTTATTTGACAAATGTGTTAAATTAATATATTTTAATTATAGGAGGTTATATGGAGAAGGAGAAGATTATAAAGAAATTTGCTATTCATCCTAAAGATACAGGCTCGCCAGAAGTACAGGTCGCTCTGATTAGCAATCGGATAGATAATTTAAGCAACCATCTAAAAGTCCATAAGAAGGACAAACACTCAAGGAGAGGGCTTATTATGATGGTAAGTCAAAGAAGGAAATTACTTAAGTACTTGTTAAGCAAGAGCCCTGTGAGGTATCAGAAACTGGTAGACGCGCTCAAAATAAGGGGTTAGATGGAACTCACAATAGGAAGTAAAGCTCTCTCTGTTGAGACAGATAAATTAGCAGCTGCTGCCGATGGTTCTTGTATTATTAGATATGGTGACACAATTGTACTTGTCACAGTTTGTAGAGATACAAGAGAGCCTAAAGTCTATTCCGATTTTATCCCATTAACCTGTGATTATTTAGAACGCCGCTACGCTGCCGGTAGGATACCGGGTGGCTTTTTTAAAAGAGAAGGAAGGCCAACAGAAAAAGAAGTGCTCACCTCAAGGCTTATAGACCGTCCGATAAGACCATTACTTCCTAAAGAATTGAGAACCCCTGTCCAGATAATTGGGACAGTCCTTTCAGCAGACCAAGAAAATGATGGTGACATATTATCTATGATTGGTGCCTCAGTTGCATTAAGATTATCAAGTATCCCATTCCCAGACCCTATAGGAGTTGTGAGGATAGGGTTAATTGGAGATAATTTTATAGTAAATCCGACAATACCAGAACTTGAGAACTCTGACCTCAACCTTATAGGAGCAGGGACAGCAGATGGGATAACTATGATAGAGGCAGGGTGCCGTGAACTCTATGAGGATACTATCATCAAGGCACTTGAAATTGCACTCCCTGAACTCAATAAAATTATAGAATTACAAAATGAAATAAAAGAAGTAACTAAAAATTTTATCATTGATGTAGACAGAGATAAGGAAAGACAAACTGAATTAAGAAATTTAATTCGTGACAAATGGGCTGCAAAGATTGAGGGTGCACTTAAAATTAGAGAAAGGGCTATGAGACGTGAAAAGCTACGCGAAATTTTGGCTACAATAATTTCAGAGCTTAAAGAAAATTACGATGAGCATGAGCTTATAGAGGAATTTGAGAGAGTACAAAATGATTATCTTAGAGGTCAAATTATACAAAATAAACTTCGTATTGATGGACGCAGTCCACTTGATTTGAGGCCTATCTCATGTGAAGTTGGTCTTCTTCCGAGGGCTCATGGGTCAGCTTTGTTTACAAGGGGGGAGACTCAATCACTTTGTGCTATCACTCTTGGGACTGTTATGGATGAGCAAAAGATAGACGAGCTTATAGGTGAGTCATACAAAAGTTTTATGGTCCACTATAATTTTCCGCCCTTCTCTGTTGGCGAAGTTGAGAGGCTGAAACCTCCAGGCAGGCGTGAAATAGGACATGGAGCACTTGCAGAGAGGGCACTTGAGCCTGTAATTCCATCAGCTGAGGATTTTCCTTACACTATTAGAATTGTGTCTGATATACTATCTTCTAATGGCTCATCCTCAATGGCGACTGTTTGTGGTAGCTCACTCGCCCTTATGGATGCTGGAATTCCAATAAAAGAGCATGTTGCAGGTGTAGCACTTGGACTTGTAGAAGATGTAATACTTGTGGATATATCTGGAGAAGAGGACCACTTTGGAGATATGGACTTAAAAGTTGCCGGCACTCGCAAAGGGATAACTGCAATACAACTTGATGTCAAAACCAAAGGACTTAAACTTGATACCATTAAGGAAGCATTAAAAATTGGAAAAGAGGCTAGATTTTCTATACTTGATAAAATGGGTTCTACAATTCCTAAGCCTAAGAAAGAAGTTTCTGTATATGCACCTAAACTGAGTGCTATTTGGATACCTAAAGAGAAGATAGGCCGGGTAATAGGACCTGGTGGCAAGATTATAAGAGAGATAATAGAGAAGACAGGTGCTAAAATAGACATATCAGATGATGGCAAAGTTTCAATAGCTTCAGATTCATGGCAAACAACACAAACTGCTCAAAAAATAATTGAAGGCATAGTTGAGGATATTGAAGTTGGCAGGTCTTACATTGGCAAAGTTAAGCAGATATTACCTTTTGGTGTAATAGTAGAACTCTTTCCCGGTAAAGAAGGGATGATTCACATTTCACAGCTCGCCAACTATAGGGTAAAGAGAACTGAAGACGAGGTAAAAGTAGGTGAAGAGGTTCCGTGTAAAGTGATAGGTATTGATGAGCAAGGCAAGATACAGCTATCAAGGAAAGCTTTACTCCACTAAAATGTAGAAGAATGGGAATTATTAAGAAAAGACTACTGGTTTCTGGCAGTATAGGAAAAAGAGAGAGCGAAGTTTTATTTGATACTGGAGCTTCAGCCTGTTTTGTGAGGGAAGATATAGCAAAAGGAATTACACAAATCCTTCCACTTTCTAACCCACTAACTTTTTTACTTGGCAACGGAACTGTTCTAAAGGCAAAGCTTACAACCACTTTACAGGTTAATATAAAAGGGCATCCCCTTGCTCATATGTTTCTGGTAGTTCAAAAGTTACCATATGAAGTGATTATAGGGACTGATTTCCTCCAGAGATGGAAGATAAAGCTTGACCCAGCTACAGAAGAATTTATCATTGACGAGAAAGCACTTGAAATAGTGCTTGTATCTCTTTCGTCATTGTGAGTGACACGCCTTGCCGTCAGGCAGGCAGCGAAGCAATCTCCTACAGAATGTAAAGAATAATAAAGTGGAGGAGTTATGTCAAGAGCTTTAGCGGAAATAGAAATAAGAGGTAAAAAACTAAATGCTATCTTAGATACAGGTTCATGAGGTCATATATTAAAAAAGAATGGGTAAAAGAGTTTCAAAAAGCACCAGTTGAGTCATTTAAGGTGAGACTTGGGGGCGAGAGATTAAGTTTTAAAGAAGTAAAAATTGTAACTGGCTTTGTTAAAGATACAAGTGAAAGGAGATATTGTTTTGCTGAGCGTTTTTTTGAAGTTAACAATTTGGGTGAAGAAAACGGTAAGGAAATAGATGTATTGCTTGGTTCAGTAATTCTTGAAGATTGGGGTGCAGATATAGATGAGAGCGTGAGTCCACCTCAAGTTGATTTTTGCAAGCTTAGAAAAGGAGAACTAGTAGAGCTGTAAGTTGGCATTTGAAAATAATAATAGGGAGAATAGGGGACGGACTACTAATTATTTTGTTAGAGCATTTGATATTGCTTATTATTGAGTTTGTTGTAGTGAAGTAAACCAAGTGCATACATTCTTCCACTCACACTTACTACAAATTGAGATAATATCTATTTTATTAGGGATTCTGTTAACTAAGTTATTAATATCTTTTGCTTTAATTTTATCACCAGGTTTCAGAGATAGCAGGCTCAAAGTTTGTAAATCCCGCTCCTTTGTAAAGGGGCGGGATAAATCCATATCTCTGACATTCTTTGCAGAATCTGCATCTTTTGAGCATATATTATTTACATTATGTGGACACGGGATACATATATCGTCACAATCATCAGTTACCTCTATTAATAACTCAG
The genomic region above belongs to bacterium and contains:
- the purH gene encoding bifunctional phosphoribosylaminoimidazolecarboxamide formyltransferase/IMP cyclohydrolase translates to MRYALISVSDKSRLLEFARELNTLGFKIIASLGTQKILKEGGIESISVAEITGTPEILSGRVKTMHPKILGGILADRSNKTHLNELKELSIPPIDIVICNLYPFETAPGIENIDIGGVSLLRAAAKNYKWVTAVTNPNQYNRVIAELKANGEISENTRLEFAKKVFRLTSVFDSQVASFIGDTGINLTYEKVTDLRYGENPHQTASLYKTGGFGSPDPNSLISVVNARQIQGKELSFNNIYDLNTALLIIKSFPSPCACILKHANPCGVGISEGVLDAYKKAYATDPVSSFGGIVGVNREVTAELANEITNTFIEAMIAPSYTDEAKEIVKKKKNMRVLQLPLNGKLSQKSLRWIEGGLLLQDNDVLPDNEADWEVVTKREPTPAELSASKFAFKVVRFIKSNAICIATQDRTVGIGAGQPNRIGALEIALSNMKRFNLSSEETALASDGFFPFRDSIDLAHKAGIKCIIQPGGSIRDNEVINACDEYRIAMIFTHRRHFTH
- the rpsO gene encoding 30S ribosomal protein S15; translated protein: MEKEKIIKKFAIHPKDTGSPEVQVALISNRIDNLSNHLKVHKKDKHSRRGLIMMVSQRRKLLKYLLSKSPVRYQKLVDALKIRG
- a CDS encoding polyribonucleotide nucleotidyltransferase; its protein translation is MELTIGSKALSVETDKLAAAADGSCIIRYGDTIVLVTVCRDTREPKVYSDFIPLTCDYLERRYAAGRIPGGFFKREGRPTEKEVLTSRLIDRPIRPLLPKELRTPVQIIGTVLSADQENDGDILSMIGASVALRLSSIPFPDPIGVVRIGLIGDNFIVNPTIPELENSDLNLIGAGTADGITMIEAGCRELYEDTIIKALEIALPELNKIIELQNEIKEVTKNFIIDVDRDKERQTELRNLIRDKWAAKIEGALKIRERAMRREKLREILATIISELKENYDEHELIEEFERVQNDYLRGQIIQNKLRIDGRSPLDLRPISCEVGLLPRAHGSALFTRGETQSLCAITLGTVMDEQKIDELIGESYKSFMVHYNFPPFSVGEVERLKPPGRREIGHGALAERALEPVIPSAEDFPYTIRIVSDILSSNGSSSMATVCGSSLALMDAGIPIKEHVAGVALGLVEDVILVDISGEEDHFGDMDLKVAGTRKGITAIQLDVKTKGLKLDTIKEALKIGKEARFSILDKMGSTIPKPKKEVSVYAPKLSAIWIPKEKIGRVIGPGGKIIREIIEKTGAKIDISDDGKVSIASDSWQTTQTAQKIIEGIVEDIEVGRSYIGKVKQILPFGVIVELFPGKEGMIHISQLANYRVKRTEDEVKVGEEVPCKVIGIDEQGKIQLSRKALLH
- a CDS encoding retropepsin-like aspartic protease, whose amino-acid sequence is MGIIKKRLLVSGSIGKRESEVLFDTGASACFVREDIAKGITQILPLSNPLTFLLGNGTVLKAKLTTTLQVNIKGHPLAHMFLVVQKLPYEVIIGTDFLQRWKIKLDPATEEFIIDEKALEIVLVSLSSL
- a CDS encoding DUF1284 domain-containing protein, translated to MIRIRGHHLLCIQGFQGYGYSPKFVANMNKIVRSINSTPELLIEVTDDCDDICIPCPHNVNNICSKDADSAKNVRDMDLSRPFTKERDLQTLSLLSLKPGDKIKAKDINNLVNRIPNKIDIISICSKCEWKNVCTWFTSLQQTQ